DNA from Micromonospora sp. M71_S20:
CGACGGCGATCGCCGCCACGATGCTGCCCACCCCCAGGGCCCGCAGCACGTCGCACCAGATCATCACCCGCTTGCGGTCCCACCGGTCCACCAGCGCCCCGGCCGGCAGCTGGAACAGCAGCGTCGGCAGCAGCGCCACGAAACCGGCCAGGCCGGCGGCGCCCGGCGAGCCGGTCAGCGCCAGCACCAGCAGCGGGTACGCCACCAGCGACGCGGTCGAGCCGAGCATGGAGACCGCCGAGCCGCTCCACAGCAGCAGGAAGTCCCGGTTGCGGTGCAGCGGCGGGATCCGCTCCCCGACGACCGGAGCGTCGACCCGGCTCACCGGTCGCCACCGATCCGGCGGCGACCGGCGGTGCCCCCGCGCGCGGTCACCGGGCACCCCGGCGGGCGGCGACGTCGGCCAGCCGGCTCCGGGCGGTCAGCCTGGGGACCGCCGGCCGGTCGTCCAGCTTCGGGTAGCCGGGCAGCGCCCCGACCAGCCGGGCGACGGTCGGGTGGTCGAACAGGGCCCGGACCGGCACGTCGACGCGGAGCAGGTCCCGCAGCCGGACCGCGACCCGGGTGGCCAGCAGCGAATGCCCGCCGACCTGGAAGAAGTTATCGTGCACGCCCACCTCGCCGGTGCCGAGCACCTCGCCCCACACCTGCGCGACGGTCCGCTCGTCGGCGGTACGCGGCGCCACCCGCACGGGTTCCCGCCGGCTGCCGGCACCGGGTCGCGGCACCGGCAGGGCGTTGCGGTCGACCTTGCCGGTCGGGGTGAGCGGGAAGGCGTCCAGCGTCACGTAGGCGGCCGGGCACAGGTAGTCCGGCAGCGTACGGAGCAGGAACTCGCGCAGCTGTTCGCCGGTCGGCACCGGGTGCCGCCCCCCGCCGACCAGGTACGCGACCAGCTCCTGCTCCCCGCCGTACCGCTGCGGGTGCACCACGGCGGCCCGGACGTGCTCGTGGGCCAGCAGCGCCGCCTCGACCTCGGCCGGTTCGATCCGGTGCCCCCGGATCTTCACCTGGTGGTCGACGCGGCCGAGGATCTCCAGGTGCCCGTCGGCGTGCCAGCGGGCCAGGTCGCCGGTGCGGTACATGCGCGCGCCCGGCGCCGTGGAGTGCGGGTCGGGAACGAACTTCTCCGCCGTGAGGGCGGGCCGGCCCCGGTAGCCCCAGGACACCCCGTCCCCGCCGATGTGGACCTCACCGGGGACGCCGACCGGGACCGGCTCCAGCCGCTCGTCCAGGATGTGGAGCCCGGCGTTCGGGGCCATGCCGAAGTCGACGGGTCGGCCGTCGGGGGCCAGCCGGGTCGTGGTCGACCAGACCGTGGTCTCGGTCGGCCCGTAGATGTCCCACACGGTGGCCCCGGTCGACGCGAGCCGGACCGCCAGCTCGATCGGCAGCTTCTCGCCGCCGCAGAGCACGGTCGCACCCGGCGGTGCGGACCAGCCGGAGTCCAGCAGCATCCGGTACGTGACCGGGGTGGCCTGGAGCACCGTCGGCCCGGCGCGGTCGATCAGCTCGGCCATCCGCTGCGGGTCGCGGGTCTGCTCCGCGTCGGCGATCACCACCCGGCCGCCGACCAGCAGCGGCAGGTACAGCTCCAGCACCGAGGGGTCGAACGACACGGTGGTCAGGCCGACCACGGTGGCCCCCGCCGGCAGACCCGGCCGGTGCCGCATCGCGGCGAGGAAGTTGCCCAGCCCCCGGTGGCTGATCATCACCCCCTTCGGGGTACCGGTCGACCCCGAGGTGTACATGACGTACGCCAGGTCGTCGGCGGCCGGCCGGTCGGGCAGCCGCTGCTCCGGACGGGCGGCGACCGCCGCGCGCTCGGCGTCCAGCAGTACCGTCCGGATTCCGGCGGCGTCGAGCCGCCCGGCCAGCGCGGTCTCCGTCACCATCACCCGCGCACCGGCGTCGGCCAGCATGAAGGCGGTCCGCTGTGCCGGGTGGTCCGGGTCCAGCGGCAGGTACGCGCCACCGGCGGCCAGCACGGCGAGGAACACCACGACCAGGTCCGCGCTCCGGTTCAGGTGCACCCCGACCAGCGTCCCCGGCCGGACGCCCAGCTCCCGCAGGTGGTGGGCGAGGCGGTTGGTCCGCCGCTCGAGCTCGGCGTAGCTGAGCACGTCGTCGCCGAAGACCACCGCGTCCGCGTCCGGGGTGGCCGCCACCTGCCGGGCGACCAGCTCGGGCAGCGTTCCGTCCGGGACCGGCAGCGCTCCGCCGGCGCCGAGGTCGAGCAGGGCGCGCCGGTCGGGCTCCGGCAGTCCGCACCGGCGCGGGTCACCCGACGGGTCGGCGACCATCGCCTCCAGCACCCACCGGTAGCTGCGGGTGACCAGGTCCAGGTGGCCGTCGGAGATCCGGTCGGTGCCGGCCTCGATGATCAGCTGACCGGGCTCGCTGGACACGGAGAGGCCGAACTCGTTCGGGGTGGTGTCGGTGATGGCCGACCGGTCGATGCCGTCGAGGTCGAGCACGTGCATGTCGGTGTAGTTGAAGAAGACGTCCACCAGGGGCTTCTGGTCGCCCCACTCGCGCTGCATCGCCGGCAGCGGGTAGTGCCGGTGCGGCCAGAGCGCGACCTCCCCGGCGAAGACCAGGCGGGCCTGCTCGGCCCACGTCGACGCGGTCAGCTCCACCGCGAACGGCACGGTGTTGAGGAACATCCCGCGCACCTGGTCGCCGTCGGTCAGCTCGGGTCGTCCGTTGCAGACCAGTCCGGTGTGGAAGCGCCGCTGCCCCGTCAGGATGCCCAGCACGGTCAGGTGCGCGGTGAACAGCAGGCTCTTCAGCGGTACGTCCGCCGTCCGAGCCAGCTCGCGCAGGCCCGGCACCAGGTCGGCGAACGGCAACCGCACCGCCCGGTACCGGGCCCCCTCGCCCGCCCACGCCGCCGGGATGCCGAGCCGCTCATGGGTCCGTACCCGGGACCCCCAGAACTCCCGGTCCACCCCGGCGGCCACCGCCCGGCGTTCGAGCGCCACCGCGTCGGCGAACCGGACGGCCGGTACGGGGGCGGGCCGCGGATCCTGCCCGTCCCGGATCCGGCGGTAGTAGGCCAGCAGCTCCGGGACCAGCGAGTTCTGGCTCCAGCCGTCCAGGATGGCGTGGCTGTAGCTGACCAGCAGCCGCCACCGGTCGTCGCCCAGCTGGTAGGCGTGCAGCCGCAGCAGCGACGGCGTGCCCAGGTCGAACCGGCCCCGCCGCTCCTCGGCGACCAGCCGGGCCACCGTGCTCTCCTGCTCGGCGGCCGGTACGCCCCGCAGGTCGGTGTGGCCGACCCGGATCTCCGCGGTCGGGTGGATGAGCTGGAGCGGCTCGCGGTACCCGGTCAGGTCGATCGAGGCCCGCAGGATCTCGTGCCGGGCGGCGAGCAGTTGGGCGGCGGCGTGCAGGGCGGGCAGCGAGAACGCGTCGCCCTCGACCGGGTAGCAGAGGCTGTTCAGGTAGAGGTCGCCGGTCGGGTCGGCGAGCGTCTCGTACGCCATGCCGGCCTGCACCATCGACAGCGGGTACGCGTCGACGACGCCCTCGGGAAGTCGGGCCCGGTCCTCCTCGCCGATCAGCGCGAACCGGTCCACCAGGCGGGTGGCCTCGGCCGGCAGCCCGCACTGCCGGGCGTCGACGGCCTCGGCGAGTTCGGCGACCGTCCGGTACCGGAAGAGGTCCGTGACGGTGAGGTCGAGCCCCTGCTCGCGGAGGTGTCCGACGACCCGGATGGCGCGGATGCTGTCGCCGCCGATGTCGAAGAAGCGGTCGTGGATGCCGACCGGTCGGTCGTGCCCGCCCGCGTCGGCGGGGTCGGCCCCACGACCGTCGGTGAGGGCGTAAGCGTAGGCGGTGGCGATGAGGTGCTGGGTGGGGGTGCCGGGCGGGGTGTGGTCGGCGCTCCGGGCGACGGGGGCGTCAGGCGGGGGAAGCGCGTTGCGGTCGATCTTCCCGCTGCTGGTGAGCGGGAGTTCGGTGAGGGTGATCCAGTGGGTGGGGACCATGTACTCGGGCAGCCGCGCGCGCAGGTGGGCGCGCAGGGTGTCGGCGTCGACGGTGTGGCCGTCGGCGGCGACGAGGTAGGCGGCGAGTCGCCGGTCGTCGCCGGGTCCGTGCGGGTGGACGACGGCGGCCTGGACGGCGGGGTGGTCGGCGAGGGTGGTCTCGATCTCGCCGAGTTCGATGCGGTTGCCGCGGATCTTGACCTGATGGTCGAGGCGGCCGAGGTACTCGATGGTGCCGTCCGGACGCCAGCGGGCCTGGTCGCCGGTGCGGTATGCGCGATGCCCGTCGTCGGTGGGGATGAAGCGGGCGGCGGTGAGCGCGGGCCGGCGGTGGTAGCCGCGGGCCAGTTGGACGCCGGTGAGGAGGAGTTCTCCGGGTACGCCGACGGGGACCGGGTTGCCCCAGGGGTCGTGGATGTGGGTACCGGTGTTGGCGATGGGGGAGCCGATGGTGACGCTCTGTCCGGGGTGGACGCGGGTGGCCGTCACGTCGACGGCGGCCTCGGTGGGTCCGTAGAGGTTGTGCAGCTCGACGTCGAGGTGGGCGTGCACGGTGGTGGCGAGGTCGTCGGGGAGAGCCTCGCCGGAGCAGACGATGCGGCGGAGGTGGGGCAGGGCGGTGCGGGTGGTGACGAGGTGGGCGGCGAAGGCGCGCAGCATCGAGGGAACGAAGTGGACGGTGGTGACGTGCCGCCGGTTGATGGTCTCGGCGAGGTAGGTGGGGTCGCGGTGCCCGTCGGGGCGGGCCATGACGAGGGTCGCGCCGGTGGTCAGGGGCCAGAAGAACTCCCAGACGCTGACGTCGAAGGTGTGCGGGGTCTTCTGCAGGATCCGGTCGGTGTGGTCGAGGCGGTAGGTGCCCTGCATCCAGCGGAGCCGGTTGACGATCGCGCGGTGGTCGACGAGGACGCCCTTGGGGCGGCCGGTGGAGCCCGAGGTGTAGATCAGGTAGGCGGGGCTACGGTCGTCGACGGTGGCGCCGGGTCGTGCGGCGGGTTCGTCGGCGAGCGTCGGGTCGTCGAGGTGGACCAGCGGGCCGGGGTGCCAGTCGTGCTGGTCGGGGGCATCCACCAGGGTGACGGGGTCGCCGGCGTCGGCGAGCGTCCAGCGGAGCCGGTCGACGGGGTGGGTGGGGTCGAGCGGGAGGTAGGCCGCGCCGGTCTTGAGCACGGCGACGAGGGCCACGGCGAGGGCGACGCGGCGTCGCGCGCTGACGGCGACGATCCGCTCGGGGCCGGCGCCGAGGGCGATCAGCCGGTGGGCGAGCTGGTTGGCGCGGGCGTCGAGCTGGGCGTACGTCAGCTCGTGGCGCTCGTCGACCACGGCGACCGCGTCGGGGGTGGCGTCGGCCTGGGCCTCGATCAGCTGGTGCAGCAGCGTGTGGCGGGGGTGGTCGACGGCGGTGTCGTTCCAGGCCGCGAGCTGGGCCGTCTCGGTGTCGGTGAGCATGGGCAGCCGGGTGACCGGGGCGTCCGGGGCGGTGACGACGGCGCTCAGCAGCTGCCGGTAGTGCCCGGCCAGCCGCCGCACGGTCGCGTCGTCGAACAGCGCCGTCGCGTACTCGACGACCCCGGAGAAGGAGCCGTCCGCCTCCTCGGTCATCTGCATGGTCAGGTCGAACTTCGCGGTGTGCCAGAGCGTCGGCACCTGCCGCGCGCGCAGCCCCGCCCCGGCGAAGTCGGCCGCCGTGGCGTTCTGCATGACGAACATGGTCTGGAACAGCGGGTTGCGGGACAGGTCCCGCTGCGGGGACAGCGCGTCCACGATCCGCTCGAACGGCACGTCCTGGTGCGACTGCGCGTCCAGCACCGCCTCCCGGACCCGGGCCAGCACCTCGACGAAGCTCGGCTCGCCGGACAGGTCGGTCCGCAGCACCAGCGTGTTGACGAAGTACCCGATCAGGTCCTGGACCTCGGGGCGGGTACGCCCGGCGACCGGGGTGCCCACCGCGACGTCGGTCTGCCCGGTGTAGCGGGTCAGCAGGACCTGGAACGCGGCCAGCAGCACCATGAACGGGGTCGCCCGGTGCTGCCGCCCGATCGAGGCGAGGGTGCGACCGAGGTCGGCCGGCACGGTGAACGGCAGCGTCGCGCCCCGGGGATCCTGCACCGGCGGGCGGGGCCGGTCGGTCGGCAGCTCCAGCGGCACGAGGCCGGCCAGCCGGTCGCGCCAGTGGTCGAGCTGCCCGGCCAGGCCGGCCGCCCGGTCCCGCTGCCGCACCGCGAAGTCCGCGTACTGGAACCGCAGCGGGGCGAGCGGGGACGGCTCGCCGGCGACCAGCGCCGGGTAGAGCGCGCCGAGTTCCCGGGCCAGTACGCCGACCGACCAGCCGTCGAACGCGATGTGGTGGGCGACCAGCACCATGACGTGCTCGTCCTCGGCGAGCCGGACCAGCCGGACCCGCAGCGGCGCGTCCCGACCCAGGTCGAACGGGATGCTCGCCTCGTTGCGGATCAGCGCGTCCAGCCGCTCCCGCCGCTCCGCCGCGACGCACCCGGTCAGGTCGACGACGGGCAGCTCGACCGGCACGGCCGGACCGACCACCTGGCTCGGCCGGCCGTCCATGACCTGGTAGCGGGTCCGCAGCACCTCGTGCCGCCGGACCACTTCCCGCCAGGCGTCGCGGAGGGCCACCGGGTCCAGCAGGCCGGTCAACCGCCAGCTGAACGGCACGACGTACTCCGCGCCGCCGGGCCGGATCTGGTCGAGCAGCCACACCCCCTGCTGCGGGTAGGACAGCGGCAGCGGGCCGGTCGGCCGCTGCGGCGAACTCGGGGTGGCCGGCGACCGGTCCGGGGCCCGCCCGGCCAACAGCGCCTCCACCAGCGCCCGACGACGGGCGTCGGTCGTGGTCGGGGACGGGTCCTCGGGAATCGTCATTCCTCGCCCACCTGTGCCAACATCGTCTCCAATTCGGACTCGGACATTCCCGCCACCCGTTCCTCGACGGCCCGCTGGAGCACCGTCGCCAGTTCTGCCACGGTCGGTGCCTCGAAGACCGCACTGACCGGCAGGTCGACCGGGAACCGTTCGTGCAGCAACGCGACGACCTGGGTGGCCAGCAGGGAGTGACCGCCGAGGTCGAAGAAGTCGTCGTGTGTCCCGCAGCGGTCGACGCCCAGCACCTCGGTCCACACCTCGGCGACGGCCCGTTCGGTGGGGGTACGCGGCGCCACCGTCGGTCCGCCGGTCACCGAGCCGGCCGGGGCGGGCTCCGGCAACCGCCGGCGGTCGACCTTTCCGCTGCCGGTCAGCGGCAGGTCGTCGAGCGTCACCCAGCTCTGCGGGACCATGTGCTCCGGAAGCCGCTCGGCCAGGTACGCGCGAACCGCCCGATTGTCGGCCGGCTCCGGGCCGGCCGGCAGCAGGTACGCGACGAGCTGCGGGCCGCCGGCCGCGCCGTGGCGCACGTCCACGACGGCGGCGCGGACGGCGGGGTGCCGGCCGAGTACCGACTCGATCTCGCCCAGTTCGATCCGGAAGCCCCTGATCTTCACCTGCTGGTCCCGCCGGCCCAGGTACTCGATGCTGCCGTCCGGCAGGTACCGGGCCTGGTCGCCGGTGCGGTACATGCGCTGTCCGGGCCGGTCGGCGAACGGGTCGGGGACGAAGCAGGCGGCGGTCAGACCCGGCCGGCCGAGATAGCCCCGGGCGAGCTGGATCCCGGCGAGCACCAGCTCCCCGGGCTCGCCGGCCGGCACCGGCCGCAGCTCGCCGTCCACGATGTACGTGCGGGTGTTGGCCACCGGCCGGCCGATGGTCACCGCCTCGCCGGGCAGGCAGCGGGTGCTGGTCACCTCGACCGCCGCCTCGGTCGGTCCGTAGAGGTTGAACACCTCGCAGTCGAGCCGGTCGTGCGCCGCGGCCACCAGGTCCGCGGGGAGCGCCTCGCCGCTGCACAGCACCTGCCGGATCGACGGCAGGCTGGTCCGGTTGGCGGGCAGCACGTCCAAAAAGGCGCGCAGCATCGACGGCACGAACCGGATCGAGGTGACCTGCCGTTCGGCCACCACCCGGGCCAGGTACGCCGGATCGCGGTGCCCGCCGGGACGGGCCATCACCAGCGTCGCCCCGGTGGTCAGCGGGGAGAAGAGCTCACACACCGAGACGTCGAAGCCGAACGGCGTCTTCTGGAGCACCACGCCGCCGTCGGCGCCCCGGGCGTCCGGCCTCCAGCGCACCCGGTTGACGATCGACCGGTGCTCCACGACCACGCCCTTCGGGCGGCCGGTGGAGCCGGAGGTGTAGATGACGTAGGCGGCGTTGGCCGGGCCGACGACCGGTTCCGGGTCGCCGTCCGGCAGCCCCCGGAGGTCGTCGTCGACCCGGATCGGGGCGTCGGTGGCGGCGGCCAGCGGCCCGTGGTCGACACCCGGGCCGGTGACGACGGTCGTCGCCTCGGAGTCGGTCAGCAGGTAGCGGATCCGGTCCGCCGGCTGGTCCGGGTCCACCGGCAGGTAGGCGCCGCCCGCCTTGAGGACCCCCAGCAGGGCCACCACCAGGTCGACCCCCCGGTGCAGGCACACTCCCACCACCGACTCCGCGCGCACCCCGGCTGCCCGCAGCCGGCGCGCGAGCCGGTTGGCCTCGCGGTTCAGCTCGACGTAGCGGACGGTCCGCTCGTCGGACACCACGGCGATCGCGTCCGGGGTACGCCGTACCTGCTCCTCGACCAGCTCGTGCAGGCACGGGTCGGTCGGGTACCCGACCTCGGTGTCGTTCCACCCTGCCGGGACCCGGTGCCCGTCGGCCGCGGTCAGCTTCGCCATGGCGGTCACGACTACCGGCCCGCCGCCTGCTCCATACGCCGGCGCAGGCTGAGCGGGCGCATGTCGGTCCACACCTCGTCGATCCGCTTCAGGCACTCCTCGCGGGTGCCCTCGGTGCCCTCCGCGCGCCATCCCAGCGGCAGCTCCCGGTCGCCCAGCCAGATCGAGTACTGCTCCTCGTCGTTCATCACGACCCGGTACGCGCGCTCATCGATGTTCTCGTCGGACATGCCGGCTCCTCCTCGGGAAAGGGCAGCCGTGTCGTACGACACGACACTGGTCCCACTGCCGGTCACACCCTGCCGGGACGCCGATCGCCGTACGTAGAGAAGAACTGGCAGAAAAACGCGTACGAGCCTTGCCGGGGATTCTCTTTCTGACCCGTGCCTCAGCGGACAGGCTGAGCCGTGCCGCGTGACCGGCAGCCCAGAGGCCGACAGGAGAAGCGATGAGTACGCCCCGGATGACGGTGCCGCCGCTGCCGCGCGGGCCGGCCGAGAAACCGCTTCCGTTCGTCCTGACCGCCGGCACGCCGGGGGAGCCGATCGGCGGGCGGCTGGCCGCCGACCGGGCCGCGATCCGGGGCCGGCTGCGTGAGCACGGGGCCGTCCTGCTGCGCGGGTTCGACGTCGGCGGGGTGGCCGGCTTCGAGGGGGTGGTCCGGGCGCTCTCCGGTGAGCCGTTGGACTACGCCGAGCGCTCGTCGCCCCGCAGCACCATCCAGGGGCGGGTCTACACCTCGACGGACTTTCCGCCGGCCGAGGAGATCTTCCTGCACAACGAGAACTCCTACCAGGCCGACTGGCCCATGACGCTCTACTTCTACTGCCTGCGCACGCCGGCCACCCTGGGGGCCACCCCGCTCGCCGACACCCGCCTGGTGCGCCAGCGCATCGACCCGGCGGTGTCCGCCGAGTTCATCGCCCGGGGCTGGCTCGTGGTGCGCAACTTCCACGAGGGCTTCGGTGTGCCCTGGCAGCGGGCGTTCAACACCGACGACCGCGACGAGGTGGCGCGCTACTGCGGCCGCAGCGGCATCGAGGTGGAGTGGACCGGCTCGGGGCTGCGTACCCGCGCCCGACGCGATGCCGTGCACCGGCACCCGGGGACCGGTGAGCTGCTCTGGTTCAACCACGTGACCTTCTTCCACGTGACCACGCTGGCCGAGGAGGTCTGCGCCGGGCTGCGGGAACTGTTCGACGAGACCGAGCTGCCCACGAACACCTACTACGGCGACGGCGGGCGGATCCCGGACGACGTGGTGGCCCACCTGCGGGACTGCTACCGGGCGGCCCAGCGGCGCTTCGACTGGCAGCGCGACGACGTCCTGGTGGTGGACAACATGCTCGCCGCGCACGCCCGGGAACCGTTCACCGGCGACCGCAGGATCGCCGTGGCGATGGCCGAGCCGTACCGCGCGGCGCTCGCGGCGGCCGGCGCCGCCCACGGCAACTCCCCACGGCATCGCAGCGATGCCCGGCCAGGACACGGAGGCGAAGACTGATGGCAGACGGCGACAGCCGGTACGTCGGCACCGGCGGGGCGGTGCTGCCCGATCACGAGGACGGCCATGCCGTGTCGTCGGCGCAGGAACAGCTCTGGTTCGTCGACCAGCTGCGCTCCGGTGCCAGCGAGTATCTCCTGCACCAGGCGGTACGGGTGCGCGGCCCACTCGACACCACCGCGCTGCGGGCCGCGCTGACCGGGATCGGCGCGCGGCACGAGATCCTGCGGACCCGCTACGACACCGTGGACGGGCGTGCCGTGCAGGTGATCGACCCGCCCGGCCCGGTCGACATCGACCTCGTCGACCTGGGCGACCCGCCGGCCGGCGACCGGGACAGCCGCCTCGACGAGGCACTGGAGGCGGCCCTCGACGCCCCGTTCGACCTGCGCAAGGACGCACCGCTGCGGGCCCGGCTGATCCGTCTCGCGGCGGACGACCACGTCCTGCTGTTCGTGGTGCACCACATCGCCTTCGACGGCTGGTCCTGGGGCGTGCTCGCCAGGGAACTGCACGCCCTCTACGGGGCGTCCGTCACCGGCCGGCCCGGCCCGCTGCCGCCGCTGCCCGTGCAGTACGCGGACTTCGCCGCCTGGCAGCGCGAGAACTGGCTGTCGGGGCCGCACGTCGACGCCCAGGTCGGCTACTGGCGGGAGCGGCTGTCCGGGCTCGCTCCGCTGGACCTGCCGACCGACCGGCCCCGGCCCGCGCACTGGCAGGCCGCCGGCGACGGCCTCACCTTCACCGTGCCGGCGGACCTGGCGACCGCCCTGACCCGGCTCGGCGCGGACCGGGGCGCCACCCCCTTCATGGTCTTCCTCGCCGCCTTCCAGCTCCTGCTCGGCCGCTACGCCGGTCAGACCGACGTGGCGGTCGGGGTGTCGGTGGCCGGGCGGCACGAGGTCGAGCTGGAGGACCTGATCGGCCTCTTCGTCAACACCGTCGTGCTCCGGGCCGACCTGGCCGCCCCGGCGTGCTTCCTCGACCTGCTCGACCAGGTCCGCGGCACCACCCTGGACGCCTACGACAACCAGCAGGTGCCGTTCGACCGGATCGTCGCCGAGCTGTCCCCGGAGCGGGACCTGTCCCGCAACCCGCTGTTCCAGGTGGGGTTCGGGCTGCACAACGCCGACCGGGCACCCTTCGCCCTGCCCGGCCTGGCCGTCACCGAGCAGCCCACCTCGTGGACCTCGGCCGCGTTCGACCTCTCCCTGCAACTGGTGGGGCGACCGGACGGCTCGTACCACGGGGAGGTGGTCTTTCCCACCGCGCTGTTCGACGGCCCCCGGGTGCACCGCATGGTCGCCAACTACCTGCAACTGCTGACCGTCGTCGTCGCCGCCGGCCAGGTCCCCCTGGACGAGCTGGACCTGCTGGCCCCCCGGGAGCGCCGGGAGGTGCTCGGCGGGTGGAGCCGGGGCGCCGACCGGGCCGCGGGTCCGCGGCTGCCGGAACTCTTCCTCGCCCAGGCGGCGGCGACCCCCGACGCGACCGCGCTGATCGCCGACGACGGCACCGAGGTCGGCTACGCCGAGCTGGCCGGACGCGCCCGGAAGCTCGCCGCGCACCTGCACACCGTCGGGGTCCGCGTCGGCACCCCGGTCGGGGTCGCGGTGCACCGTGGACCGGACCTGGTGACCGCGCTGCTCGGGGTGCTGCTCGCCGGCGGCGTCTACGTGCCCCTCGCCCCCGACCAGCCGGTGGGCCGGCTGGAGTTCATGGCGGCCGACGCCGGGGTGTCGGTGCTGGTCACCGAATCGGCCCTGCGGGGCCTGCTGTCGGCCGGTGACGCCCCGGTGGTGCTCGTCGACGCCGGCAACGACACCGGAACCGCCGCCGGCAACGACACCGGGGCCGACGCCGGCCAGGACACCGGGGCCGACGCCGGTCGCGGCGACGGCGCCGCGGCCTGGTCGCCGCCGGCCACCGACCCCGACGCCGCCGCCTACGTCATGTACACCTCCGGATCGACCGGCCGGCCCAAGGGGGTCGTGGTCACCCACGCCGGTATCCGCAACCGGGTGCTGTGGTCGGTCGAGCAGTACCGGCTCACGGCCGCCGACCGGGTGCTCCAGAAGACCGCCCTCGGCTTCGACGCCTCCATGTGGGAGTTCCTGGCGCCACTGGTCAGCGGCGGCGCGGTCGTGCTGGCCGCCCCGGACGCCCACCGCGACCCGGGCGCGATGCTGCGGGCGGTGCGGGCACACGACGTCACGGTGCTGCAACTGGTGCCGTCCGTGCTGCGGGTGTTGCTGCACGAATCCGACCTGTCCGGGTGTGCCGCGCTGCGGGTGGTCTGCTCCGCGGGGGAGCCGTTGCCGGCGGCGCTCTGCGAGCAGCTTCACGCCCTGCTGGCCGTGGAGATCTGGAACACCTACGGCCCCACCGAGTGCGCGATCGACGCGACCGCCTGGCGTTACCGCGGCGACGAGGGAACCGGGACCGTGCCGATCGGCGCGCCGCTGCCGGGCTGCACCGTCCTGGTCCTCGACGCCGGCGACCGGCCGGTGCCGGTCGGGGTGGCCGGTCAGCTCTGCCTCGGCGGGGTCGGCCTGGCGCGAGGCTACCTGGGGCGGCCCGCCCTGACCGGGGAGCGGTTCACCCCCAACCCGTACGGCACCACACCGGGCGAGCGCCTGTACCGGACCGGGGACCTGGCCCGGTGGCGCGACGACGGCAGCCTGGAGTACCTGGGCCGCCTCGACCACCAGGTCAAGCTGCACGGGGTACGCATCGAGCCGGGCGAGGTCGAGGCGGCCCTGCGGCGGCACCCGAGCGTCGACGCGGCGGTGGTGACCCTGCACCGGCCGCCGTCGGGCGACGCCGAGCTGGTCGCGTACGTGGTCCCCGCCGGCGGTGCCCGGATCGATCCGGACAGCCTGCGCGACGCGCTCGCCGACCGGCTGCCCGCCGCGATGGTCCCCTCCACCGTGATCAGCCTGGAGACCCTTCCGCTGACCGCGAACGGCAAGCTGGACCGGGCGGCCCTGCCGGCGCCCGACGGCCCCCGCCCCGGTGCCGAC
Protein-coding regions in this window:
- a CDS encoding amino acid adenylation domain-containing protein; its protein translation is MAKLTAADGHRVPAGWNDTEVGYPTDPCLHELVEEQVRRTPDAIAVVSDERTVRYVELNREANRLARRLRAAGVRAESVVGVCLHRGVDLVVALLGVLKAGGAYLPVDPDQPADRIRYLLTDSEATTVVTGPGVDHGPLAAATDAPIRVDDDLRGLPDGDPEPVVGPANAAYVIYTSGSTGRPKGVVVEHRSIVNRVRWRPDARGADGGVVLQKTPFGFDVSVCELFSPLTTGATLVMARPGGHRDPAYLARVVAERQVTSIRFVPSMLRAFLDVLPANRTSLPSIRQVLCSGEALPADLVAAAHDRLDCEVFNLYGPTEAAVEVTSTRCLPGEAVTIGRPVANTRTYIVDGELRPVPAGEPGELVLAGIQLARGYLGRPGLTAACFVPDPFADRPGQRMYRTGDQARYLPDGSIEYLGRRDQQVKIRGFRIELGEIESVLGRHPAVRAAVVDVRHGAAGGPQLVAYLLPAGPEPADNRAVRAYLAERLPEHMVPQSWVTLDDLPLTGSGKVDRRRLPEPAPAGSVTGGPTVAPRTPTERAVAEVWTEVLGVDRCGTHDDFFDLGGHSLLATQVVALLHERFPVDLPVSAVFEAPTVAELATVLQRAVEERVAGMSESELETMLAQVGEE
- a CDS encoding MbtH family NRPS accessory protein; its protein translation is MSDENIDERAYRVVMNDEEQYSIWLGDRELPLGWRAEGTEGTREECLKRIDEVWTDMRPLSLRRRMEQAAGR